A DNA window from Gasterosteus aculeatus chromosome 16, fGasAcu3.hap1.1, whole genome shotgun sequence contains the following coding sequences:
- the LOC120834014 gene encoding NADH-ubiquinone oxidoreductase 75 kDa subunit, mitochondrial isoform X1 produces the protein MFRFPVVSRSVFPAAIVRGRANKAAAAAAATNLVEVFVDGDPIMVEPGTTVLQACEKVGMQIPRFCYHERLSVAGNCRMCLVEIEKVAKPVAACAMPVMKGWNILTNSEKTRKAREGVMEFLLANHPLDCPICDQGGECDLQDQSMQFGSDRSRFTEGKRAVEDKNIGPLIKTIMTRCIQCTRCVRFASEIAGVEDLGTTGRGNDLQIGTYVEKMFMSELSGNVIDICPVGALTSKPYAFTARPWETRKTESIDVLDAVGSNIVVTTRGGEVMRILPRLNEDVNEEWISDKTRFAYDGLKRQRLTQPMVKSQSGELVPTTWEDVLPRVAGALQGVEGNAVAAIVGGLVDAEALVCLKDLLNRLNSDSLCTEEVFPLAGAGSDLRSNYLLNTGIAGIEEADLMLLVGTNPRYEAPLINARIRKSWLHNELQVALLGTKVDLSYTYDHLGESTSVLREIASGTHPFSEVLAKAKHPVVVVGSSCLQTEDGAAIMAAVSSIAQNACISSGAEKTWKVLNVLHRVASQVAALDLGYEPGVDAIRKNPPQVLFLLGADAGCITRQDLPKDSFVIYQGHHGDVGASMADIILPGAAYTEKCSTYVNTEGRAQQTKVAVTPPGMARDDWKIIRAISELAGVPLPYETLDEVRDRMAEVSPNLVRYDDVEEANYFKQAFELSKAVDQTGLTGPLVPPQLTVKDFYMTDPISRASQTMAKCVKAVREGAQAVDEPAIC, from the exons ATGTTTCGTTTTCCCGTCGTGAGCCGGAGCGTGTTTCCCGCGGCGATCGTCAGAGGAAGGGCGAACAAAG cagcagcagcagccgccgccacCAACCTCGTGGAGGTGTTCGTGGATGGGGACCCCATCATGGTGGAGCCCGGGACAACTGTGCTGCAG GCCTGTGAGAAGGTGGGGATGCAGATCCCTCGCTTCTGCTACCACGAGCGCTTGTCTGTTGCAGGAAACTGTCGCATGTGTCTTGTGGAGATTGAGAAAGTGGCTAAG CCGGTGGCAGCTTGTGCGATGCCAGTCATGAAGGGCTGGAACATTTTAACCAACTCTGAGAAAACCAGAAAGGCAAG aGAGGGTGTGATGGAGTTCCTACTGGCTAACCACCCGTTAGATTGCCCCATCTGTGATCAGGGTGGAGAATGTGATCTACAG GACCAGTCCATGCAGTTTGGCAGCGACAGGAGCCGCTTCACCGAGGGCAAAAGGGCTGTGGAAGACAAGAACATCGGCCCTCTTATCAAAACCATCATGACTCGCTGCATCCAGTGCACCCGCTGTGTGCG CTTTGCCAGTGAGATTGCGGGTGTGGAGGACCTGGGCACCACTGGCAGAGGGAATGACCTGCAGATCGGGACCTATGTGGAGAAGATGTTCATGTCGGAGTTGTCTGGGAATGTCATTGACATATGCCCTGTGGGCGCCCTGACCTCCAAACCATATGCATTCACGGCTCGCCCCTGGGAGACAAG AAAGACCGAATCCATCGATGTTCTGGACGCCGTGGGTAGTAACATTGTGGTGACCACTCGTGGGGGCGAGGTGATGAGAATCTTGCCTCGTCTTAATGAGGACGTTAATGAGGAGTGGATCTCGGACAAAACTag GTTCGCGTATGACGGACTCAAACGGCAGAGGCTCACTCAGCCGATGGTTAAAAGCCAGTCCGGGGAGTTGGTTCCCACAACCTGGGAAGATGTGCTCCCCCGAGTCGCCGGAGCG CTGCAAGGAGTTGAAGGAAATGCTGTCGCTGCCATCGTCGGAGGCTTGGTGGATGCAGAGGCTCTCGTTTGCCTGAAGGATTTGCTGAACCGTTTGAATAGTGACAGCCTATGCACTGAAGAGGTGTTCCCACTAGCTGGAGCCGG GAGTGACCTGCGTTCCAACTATCTATTAAACACTGGGATCGCTGGCATTGAAGAAGCCGACCTGATGCTCCTGGTTGGTACAAACCCGCGCTACGAGGCCCCGCTCATCAATGCACGGATCAGAAAAAG CTGGCTTCACAATGAGTTGCAAGTGGCACTTTTGGGTACGAAAGTGGACCTCAGTTACACATACGATCATCTTGGGGAGTCCACCTCAGTTCTTCGAGAAATTGCGTCAGGAACTCACCCGTTCTCCGAG GTCTTAGCCAAAGCCAAGCATCCTGTTGTTGTGGTCGGTAGCAGCTGTCTGCAGACAGAGGACGGCGCTGCGATAATGGCTGCTGTGTCGAGCATTGCTCAGAACGCTTGCATCAGCAGTGGCGCTGAGAAAACCTGGAAGGTTCTCAATGTGCTTCACAG GGTTGCCAGTCAAGTGGCTGCACTTGATCTTGGATACGAACCAGGTGTGGATGCGATCAGAAAGAACCCGCCCCAAGTGCTGTTCCTACTGGGAGCAGATGCTGGCTGCATTACTCGCCAAGACCTCCCTAAGGATAGCTTCGTTATTTATCAAG GTCACCATGGCGATGTTGGGGCATCAATGGCTGATATCATACTTCCTGGAGCTGCGTACACTGAGAAATGTAGCACCTATGTGAACACTGAGGGCCGTGCCCAGCAGACCAAAGTGGCTGTGACTCCCCCGGGCATGGCAAGGGATGACTGGAAGATCATCAGGGCCATATCTGAG CTTGCTGGTGTACCGCTGCCGTATGAGACCCTTGATGAAGTGCGTGACAGAATGGCAGAGGTTTCCCCAAATCTGGTGCGATATGATGATGTCGAGGAGGCCAACTACTTTAAGCAGGCTTTTGAGCTGTCTAAG GCAGTGGACCAGACCGGCCTTACCGGACCTTTAGTCCCTCCACAGCTCACTGTGAAGGACTTCTATATGACAG ATCCAATAAGCAGAGCCTCCCAGACAATGGCAAAGTGTGTGAAAGCTGTCAGGGAGGGAGCACAAGCTGTGGACGAGCCAGCCATATGCTAA
- the LOC120834014 gene encoding NADH-ubiquinone oxidoreductase 75 kDa subunit, mitochondrial isoform X2, translating to MFRFPVVSRSVFPAAIVRGRANKAAAAAATNLVEVFVDGDPIMVEPGTTVLQACEKVGMQIPRFCYHERLSVAGNCRMCLVEIEKVAKPVAACAMPVMKGWNILTNSEKTRKAREGVMEFLLANHPLDCPICDQGGECDLQDQSMQFGSDRSRFTEGKRAVEDKNIGPLIKTIMTRCIQCTRCVRFASEIAGVEDLGTTGRGNDLQIGTYVEKMFMSELSGNVIDICPVGALTSKPYAFTARPWETRKTESIDVLDAVGSNIVVTTRGGEVMRILPRLNEDVNEEWISDKTRFAYDGLKRQRLTQPMVKSQSGELVPTTWEDVLPRVAGALQGVEGNAVAAIVGGLVDAEALVCLKDLLNRLNSDSLCTEEVFPLAGAGSDLRSNYLLNTGIAGIEEADLMLLVGTNPRYEAPLINARIRKSWLHNELQVALLGTKVDLSYTYDHLGESTSVLREIASGTHPFSEVLAKAKHPVVVVGSSCLQTEDGAAIMAAVSSIAQNACISSGAEKTWKVLNVLHRVASQVAALDLGYEPGVDAIRKNPPQVLFLLGADAGCITRQDLPKDSFVIYQGHHGDVGASMADIILPGAAYTEKCSTYVNTEGRAQQTKVAVTPPGMARDDWKIIRAISELAGVPLPYETLDEVRDRMAEVSPNLVRYDDVEEANYFKQAFELSKAVDQTGLTGPLVPPQLTVKDFYMTDPISRASQTMAKCVKAVREGAQAVDEPAIC from the exons ATGTTTCGTTTTCCCGTCGTGAGCCGGAGCGTGTTTCCCGCGGCGATCGTCAGAGGAAGGGCGAACAAAG cagcagcagccgccgccacCAACCTCGTGGAGGTGTTCGTGGATGGGGACCCCATCATGGTGGAGCCCGGGACAACTGTGCTGCAG GCCTGTGAGAAGGTGGGGATGCAGATCCCTCGCTTCTGCTACCACGAGCGCTTGTCTGTTGCAGGAAACTGTCGCATGTGTCTTGTGGAGATTGAGAAAGTGGCTAAG CCGGTGGCAGCTTGTGCGATGCCAGTCATGAAGGGCTGGAACATTTTAACCAACTCTGAGAAAACCAGAAAGGCAAG aGAGGGTGTGATGGAGTTCCTACTGGCTAACCACCCGTTAGATTGCCCCATCTGTGATCAGGGTGGAGAATGTGATCTACAG GACCAGTCCATGCAGTTTGGCAGCGACAGGAGCCGCTTCACCGAGGGCAAAAGGGCTGTGGAAGACAAGAACATCGGCCCTCTTATCAAAACCATCATGACTCGCTGCATCCAGTGCACCCGCTGTGTGCG CTTTGCCAGTGAGATTGCGGGTGTGGAGGACCTGGGCACCACTGGCAGAGGGAATGACCTGCAGATCGGGACCTATGTGGAGAAGATGTTCATGTCGGAGTTGTCTGGGAATGTCATTGACATATGCCCTGTGGGCGCCCTGACCTCCAAACCATATGCATTCACGGCTCGCCCCTGGGAGACAAG AAAGACCGAATCCATCGATGTTCTGGACGCCGTGGGTAGTAACATTGTGGTGACCACTCGTGGGGGCGAGGTGATGAGAATCTTGCCTCGTCTTAATGAGGACGTTAATGAGGAGTGGATCTCGGACAAAACTag GTTCGCGTATGACGGACTCAAACGGCAGAGGCTCACTCAGCCGATGGTTAAAAGCCAGTCCGGGGAGTTGGTTCCCACAACCTGGGAAGATGTGCTCCCCCGAGTCGCCGGAGCG CTGCAAGGAGTTGAAGGAAATGCTGTCGCTGCCATCGTCGGAGGCTTGGTGGATGCAGAGGCTCTCGTTTGCCTGAAGGATTTGCTGAACCGTTTGAATAGTGACAGCCTATGCACTGAAGAGGTGTTCCCACTAGCTGGAGCCGG GAGTGACCTGCGTTCCAACTATCTATTAAACACTGGGATCGCTGGCATTGAAGAAGCCGACCTGATGCTCCTGGTTGGTACAAACCCGCGCTACGAGGCCCCGCTCATCAATGCACGGATCAGAAAAAG CTGGCTTCACAATGAGTTGCAAGTGGCACTTTTGGGTACGAAAGTGGACCTCAGTTACACATACGATCATCTTGGGGAGTCCACCTCAGTTCTTCGAGAAATTGCGTCAGGAACTCACCCGTTCTCCGAG GTCTTAGCCAAAGCCAAGCATCCTGTTGTTGTGGTCGGTAGCAGCTGTCTGCAGACAGAGGACGGCGCTGCGATAATGGCTGCTGTGTCGAGCATTGCTCAGAACGCTTGCATCAGCAGTGGCGCTGAGAAAACCTGGAAGGTTCTCAATGTGCTTCACAG GGTTGCCAGTCAAGTGGCTGCACTTGATCTTGGATACGAACCAGGTGTGGATGCGATCAGAAAGAACCCGCCCCAAGTGCTGTTCCTACTGGGAGCAGATGCTGGCTGCATTACTCGCCAAGACCTCCCTAAGGATAGCTTCGTTATTTATCAAG GTCACCATGGCGATGTTGGGGCATCAATGGCTGATATCATACTTCCTGGAGCTGCGTACACTGAGAAATGTAGCACCTATGTGAACACTGAGGGCCGTGCCCAGCAGACCAAAGTGGCTGTGACTCCCCCGGGCATGGCAAGGGATGACTGGAAGATCATCAGGGCCATATCTGAG CTTGCTGGTGTACCGCTGCCGTATGAGACCCTTGATGAAGTGCGTGACAGAATGGCAGAGGTTTCCCCAAATCTGGTGCGATATGATGATGTCGAGGAGGCCAACTACTTTAAGCAGGCTTTTGAGCTGTCTAAG GCAGTGGACCAGACCGGCCTTACCGGACCTTTAGTCCCTCCACAGCTCACTGTGAAGGACTTCTATATGACAG ATCCAATAAGCAGAGCCTCCCAGACAATGGCAAAGTGTGTGAAAGCTGTCAGGGAGGGAGCACAAGCTGTGGACGAGCCAGCCATATGCTAA
- the LOC120834014 gene encoding NADH-ubiquinone oxidoreductase 75 kDa subunit, mitochondrial isoform X3: MCLVEIEKVAKPVAACAMPVMKGWNILTNSEKTRKAREGVMEFLLANHPLDCPICDQGGECDLQDQSMQFGSDRSRFTEGKRAVEDKNIGPLIKTIMTRCIQCTRCVRFASEIAGVEDLGTTGRGNDLQIGTYVEKMFMSELSGNVIDICPVGALTSKPYAFTARPWETRKTESIDVLDAVGSNIVVTTRGGEVMRILPRLNEDVNEEWISDKTRFAYDGLKRQRLTQPMVKSQSGELVPTTWEDVLPRVAGALQGVEGNAVAAIVGGLVDAEALVCLKDLLNRLNSDSLCTEEVFPLAGAGSDLRSNYLLNTGIAGIEEADLMLLVGTNPRYEAPLINARIRKSWLHNELQVALLGTKVDLSYTYDHLGESTSVLREIASGTHPFSEVLAKAKHPVVVVGSSCLQTEDGAAIMAAVSSIAQNACISSGAEKTWKVLNVLHRVASQVAALDLGYEPGVDAIRKNPPQVLFLLGADAGCITRQDLPKDSFVIYQGHHGDVGASMADIILPGAAYTEKCSTYVNTEGRAQQTKVAVTPPGMARDDWKIIRAISELAGVPLPYETLDEVRDRMAEVSPNLVRYDDVEEANYFKQAFELSKAVDQTGLTGPLVPPQLTVKDFYMTDPISRASQTMAKCVKAVREGAQAVDEPAIC, translated from the exons ATGTGTCTTGTGGAGATTGAGAAAGTGGCTAAG CCGGTGGCAGCTTGTGCGATGCCAGTCATGAAGGGCTGGAACATTTTAACCAACTCTGAGAAAACCAGAAAGGCAAG aGAGGGTGTGATGGAGTTCCTACTGGCTAACCACCCGTTAGATTGCCCCATCTGTGATCAGGGTGGAGAATGTGATCTACAG GACCAGTCCATGCAGTTTGGCAGCGACAGGAGCCGCTTCACCGAGGGCAAAAGGGCTGTGGAAGACAAGAACATCGGCCCTCTTATCAAAACCATCATGACTCGCTGCATCCAGTGCACCCGCTGTGTGCG CTTTGCCAGTGAGATTGCGGGTGTGGAGGACCTGGGCACCACTGGCAGAGGGAATGACCTGCAGATCGGGACCTATGTGGAGAAGATGTTCATGTCGGAGTTGTCTGGGAATGTCATTGACATATGCCCTGTGGGCGCCCTGACCTCCAAACCATATGCATTCACGGCTCGCCCCTGGGAGACAAG AAAGACCGAATCCATCGATGTTCTGGACGCCGTGGGTAGTAACATTGTGGTGACCACTCGTGGGGGCGAGGTGATGAGAATCTTGCCTCGTCTTAATGAGGACGTTAATGAGGAGTGGATCTCGGACAAAACTag GTTCGCGTATGACGGACTCAAACGGCAGAGGCTCACTCAGCCGATGGTTAAAAGCCAGTCCGGGGAGTTGGTTCCCACAACCTGGGAAGATGTGCTCCCCCGAGTCGCCGGAGCG CTGCAAGGAGTTGAAGGAAATGCTGTCGCTGCCATCGTCGGAGGCTTGGTGGATGCAGAGGCTCTCGTTTGCCTGAAGGATTTGCTGAACCGTTTGAATAGTGACAGCCTATGCACTGAAGAGGTGTTCCCACTAGCTGGAGCCGG GAGTGACCTGCGTTCCAACTATCTATTAAACACTGGGATCGCTGGCATTGAAGAAGCCGACCTGATGCTCCTGGTTGGTACAAACCCGCGCTACGAGGCCCCGCTCATCAATGCACGGATCAGAAAAAG CTGGCTTCACAATGAGTTGCAAGTGGCACTTTTGGGTACGAAAGTGGACCTCAGTTACACATACGATCATCTTGGGGAGTCCACCTCAGTTCTTCGAGAAATTGCGTCAGGAACTCACCCGTTCTCCGAG GTCTTAGCCAAAGCCAAGCATCCTGTTGTTGTGGTCGGTAGCAGCTGTCTGCAGACAGAGGACGGCGCTGCGATAATGGCTGCTGTGTCGAGCATTGCTCAGAACGCTTGCATCAGCAGTGGCGCTGAGAAAACCTGGAAGGTTCTCAATGTGCTTCACAG GGTTGCCAGTCAAGTGGCTGCACTTGATCTTGGATACGAACCAGGTGTGGATGCGATCAGAAAGAACCCGCCCCAAGTGCTGTTCCTACTGGGAGCAGATGCTGGCTGCATTACTCGCCAAGACCTCCCTAAGGATAGCTTCGTTATTTATCAAG GTCACCATGGCGATGTTGGGGCATCAATGGCTGATATCATACTTCCTGGAGCTGCGTACACTGAGAAATGTAGCACCTATGTGAACACTGAGGGCCGTGCCCAGCAGACCAAAGTGGCTGTGACTCCCCCGGGCATGGCAAGGGATGACTGGAAGATCATCAGGGCCATATCTGAG CTTGCTGGTGTACCGCTGCCGTATGAGACCCTTGATGAAGTGCGTGACAGAATGGCAGAGGTTTCCCCAAATCTGGTGCGATATGATGATGTCGAGGAGGCCAACTACTTTAAGCAGGCTTTTGAGCTGTCTAAG GCAGTGGACCAGACCGGCCTTACCGGACCTTTAGTCCCTCCACAGCTCACTGTGAAGGACTTCTATATGACAG ATCCAATAAGCAGAGCCTCCCAGACAATGGCAAAGTGTGTGAAAGCTGTCAGGGAGGGAGCACAAGCTGTGGACGAGCCAGCCATATGCTAA
- the cmklr2 gene encoding chemerin-like receptor 2, with the protein MEDSGEDYGNYTYEDYLEYGDLEELKVHHRQTETMHIISVVIYIISFVLGLIGNGTVIWVTAFKSKKTVNSVWLLNLAMADFVFVLFLPFYIDYILKDFHWDFGVVMCKLNSFVSVMNMYASVLFLTVLSVDRYVSLVHLTWSQKYRTRGRAWVVCGYIWGLAAAVSCPALIFRDTMRLHDKVVCFNNFHTHNRESAALKHITMVVLRTSVGFVLPFTAICVTGVLLTIRVNKSGSVVRLSSFSRTVFAVILAFFLCWAPFHTFCLMELSVYSSVYLHNILRAGFPLATSLGFFNSCINPLLYMLLGKKVRHILKRACLDITKSSLRELSQSISATETESVPDVPADSVPEEAVESSAL; encoded by the coding sequence ATGGAAGACTCTGGCGAGGACTATGGGAACTACACCTATGAAGACTACCTGGAGTACGGAGACCTAGAGGAGCTTAAAGTACATCACAGGCAGACAGAAACGATGCACATCATCTCGGTGGTCATCTACATTATTTCCTTTGTACTGGGTTTGATTGGCAACGGGACTGTTATTTGGGTGACGgctttcaaaagcaaaaagacagTCAACAGTGTTTGGTTGCTCAATCTGGCCATGGCGGACTTTGTCTTTGTGCTCTTTCTCCCCTTCTACATTGACTACATCCTGAAGGACTTCCACTGGGACTTCGGTGTGGTCATGTGTAAGCTTAACTCATTTGTGTCCGTGATGAACATGTACGCCAGTGTGCTCTTCCTCACGGTGCTCAGCGTGGACAGATACGTCTCGCTGGTCCACCTCACCTGGTCTCAGAAGTATCGCACGAGAGGGCGGGCCTGGGTGGTGTGCGGTTACATATGGGGGCTGGCCGCCGCCGTGAGCTGTCCCGCGCTGATTTTTCGCGACACCATGCGCCTACACGACAAGGTGGTGTGCTTCAACAACTTTCACACGCACAACCGAGAGTCGGCGGCGCTGAAACACATCACGATGGTGGTCCTGCGTACCTCCGTCGGCTTCGTGCTGCCTTTTACGGCCATATGTGTGACGGGTGTACTTCTGACAATCCGAGTGAATAAATCTGGCAGCGTGGTTCGGCTTTCCAGCTTCTCCAGAACGGTCTTCGCAGTGATTCTGGCCTTCTTTTTATGCTGGGCTCCTTTTCATACTTTTTGCTTGATGGAGTTATCCGTATATTCTTCGGTTTACCTACACAACATACTGAGAGCCGGCTTTCCTCTCGCCACCAGTTTGGGCTTTTTTAACAGCTGCATTAACCCCCTGCTGTATATGCTCCTGGGCAAAAAGGTGCGTCATATCCTGAAGCGTGCATGCCTGGACATAACTAAGAGTTCACTGAGAGAGCTGAGCCAGTCTATCTCTGCCACCGAGACGGAGTCCGTGCCGGACGTTCCCGCGGACAGCGTCCCAGAGGAGGCGGTAGAGTCATCGGCTCTATGA